In Sceloporus undulatus isolate JIND9_A2432 ecotype Alabama chromosome 7, SceUnd_v1.1, whole genome shotgun sequence, one DNA window encodes the following:
- the YJEFN3 gene encoding yjeF N-terminal domain-containing protein 3, with the protein MEKPSLNSSHSKEEIQPLHYLSRAEAVAIEKELIEEFRFGHQQLIEIWGHACAMAVTKVFPRKSLPKKQPTLLVVCGCEQNGAIGLACARHLRVFEYEPTIFYPKRSSNPLYQDFTTQCEKMDIPFLSYLPAEVQLISDAYNLVVDAILGVEANPGEVLEPYCTILATLKQVQIPLISLDVPSGWDVETGSNDGISPDVLVSLAAPKQCATRFMGKHHLVAGRFLPYDVQKKFELNLPEYPGTECVVSL; encoded by the exons ATGGAGAAACCAAGCCTCAATTCCTCCCACAGCAAAGAGGAAATCCAACCTCTCCATTATCTAAG CAGAGCCGAAGCCGTGGCCATTGAGAAGGAGCTCATCGAAGAGTTCAGATTTGGGCACCAGCAGCTGATTGAAATCTGGGGGCATGCTTGTGCCATGGCAGTAACCAAG gTTTTTCCTCGGAAGTCTCTCCCCAAGAAGCAGCCGACGCTTCTGGTGGTCTGCGGTTGCGAACAGAATGGGGCCATTGGCTTGGCGTGCGCCCGGCATCTGCGTGTATTT GAATATGAGCCCACCATCTTCTATCCCAAGCGGTCGTCAAACCCCCTTTACCAAGACTTTACCACGCAGTGTGAGAAGATGGacatcccttttctttcttatctACCTGCAGAG GTCCAGCTCATCAGCGATGCCTACAACCTGGTGGTTGATGCCATCCTTGGGGTGGAAGCCAATCCGGGCGAAGTCCTTGAACCCTATTGCACTATCTTGGCCACTCTCAAGCAAGTCCAGATCCCTCTCATCAGCCTGGATGTTCCTTCTG GGTGGGATGTGGAAACCGGCAGCAATGATGGGATCAGCCCTGATGTCCTTGTCTCCTTGGCGGCCCCCAAGCAGTGTGCCACCCGTTTCATGGGCAAACACCACCTTGTAGCCGGCCGTTTCCTTCCCTACGATGTCCAAAAGAAATTCGAACTCAATTTGCCCGAATATCCCGGCACAGAGTGTGTGGTTTCTCTTTAA
- the CILP2 gene encoding cartilage intermediate layer protein 2 has protein sequence MKNDSYPAKEKQSNKQKKKEKSHLSLGAEMAGEWTSWFNVDHPGGEGDFETLEAIRFYYRERVCAQPTAIQARTTEWELPEEVGEVVRYSPQEGFRCLNREQPGGKTCSNYHVRFLCPIDPFHWLGWSSWSAWSTCSRTACGVSGTRTRHRSCLNSSPLASAQLLKCRGKSAERQACTTGPCQEPKWSSWGPWSPCSKTCGSGGKRVRRRSCPKSKLLRCVGRPSEVQKCSQTPCPACQLSCNTGIPNKDCSSCTCPKHTLFGTVQTADGMALANARISLTDRPMSVLAQSDHQGHFTIRGICADSGANISVTLEHFAQDSTPVIGNSSWTSRVEIMLQRLEKPYMVAHPESKVRMTGQKVRFCCQAQGVPEPQKYYWYHNGTLLDRKVKKYDSSLVLHDLKPHQAGSYHCKASNGHGSIKSTVAHLTVIDPEVPSCVSQPEEYLIRLPEECSQEGTGSSFYNVGHCSNTRCAGHLADALQCRDASEHCCGTLRMEVREVPCTGYVLPIKVVTECGCTSCTQPKILVRGKASAVDDGEPLRFGEIYLGAEKIGFTGYKGTFTIEVPPDTPRLVVKFVDRLKKFVDTVKVFPFDQRGGAIYQDVRLMRRKKPVDLEAMETNVIPLGEVDGEGPVGEVIIPPRSFFRSNGQAYNGTVKASVTFVDPRDMATVTAASSDLNFINDEGDLLPLRTYGMFSMDFWEDENRQGLEMGKVKVKMDAELIKMPEHLQKMKLWSLNPVTGLWEEESSFRLVKENRRKREERAFLIGNLEIRERRLFNLDVPENRRCFVKIRAYINEKFNPSEQMEGIVITLINLEPRPGYPSNPQAWGRFDSVVTGPNGACLPAFCDGQRADAYTAYVTATMGGEELEAVQSSPKLNPRDVGVSQPYLNKLGYQRSDHADSALKKTAFKINLAKPNPNNIDETNGPIYPYRNLKDCEEAPVTANHFRFYRVEVDKYEYNVVPFKESDLTTWTGDYLSWWPNPQEFRACYVKVKINGPQEYMVRSRNVGGTHPRTRGQLYGFRDTRSVRDLEIYNSSAACVEFKCSGMLFDQELVDRTLVSIIPQGSCRRTAINNYLREYLGRHPPVVENNDTSAFSMLGPVDPLGHNYGIYTVTDQNPRLAKEIAIGRCFDGTSDGFSREMRSNKGVALTFTCQEKPVGRKSFFQRLLETPSQALTEIRREMRDNEQLRGPSRVVPYPSRLRTMFATPTRRTPSRRRRVDAAQA, from the exons ATGAAAAACGACTCATATCCGGCAAAGGAGAAGCAGTCgaataaacagaagaaaaaggagaagagccACTTGAGTCTTGGAGCAGAAATGGCCg GCGAGTGGACTTCGTGGTTCAATGTGGACCATCCTGGAGGCGAAGGGGATTTCGAAACCCTGGAGGCCATTCGGTTCTACTACCGGGAGCGGGTTTGTGCCCAGCCTACTGCCATCCAAGCCCGCACCACGGAGTGGGAGTTGCCTGAAGAAGTGGGAGAGGTGGTCCGCTACAGCCCCCAAGAAGGTTTCCGGTGCCTTAACCGGGAGCAACCCGGGGGCAAGACTTGCTCCAACTACCACGTCCGGTTCCTCTGTCCCATAG ATCCTTTTCACTGGTTGGGCTGGTCGTCCTGGTCTGCGTGGAGCACATGTTCGCGTACCGCCTGTGGGGTCAGTGGCACTCGAACCCGCCATCGGTCGTGCTTGAACAGCTCTCCGCTGGCATCAGCGCAGCTCCTGAAGTGTCGAGGGAAATCCGCAGAGCGCCAAGCTTGCACCACAGGACCCTGTCAAG AACCCAAATGGAGCAGCTGGGGTCCTTGGAGTCCTTGTTCAAAAAcctgtggcagtggtgggaaaCGAGTGCGGCGCCGAAGCTGTCCAAAGTCCAAGCTCTTGCGCTGCGTCGGCCGTCCCTCAGAGGTGCAGAAGTGCTCCCAGACACCTTGCCCAG CTTGCCAGCTCAGCTGCAACACTGGCATCCCCAATAAGGACTGTAGCAGCTGCACCTGCCCCAAGCACACTCTCTTTGGCACCGTACAGACCGCGGACGGGATGGCACTCGCCAATGCACGGATCTCTCTCACAGACCGTCCTATGTCCGTTCTGGCCCAAAGTGACCACCAGGGCCACTTCACCATCCGTGGCATCTGTGCCGACAGCGGTGCCAACATCAGTGTGACGCTGGAACACTTTGCCCAAGATAGCACTCCTGTCATCGGCAACAGCTCATGGACGTCCCGAGTGGAGATAATGCTGCAGAGACTTG AAAAACCTTACATGGTGGCCCACCCTGAATCGAAAGTGAGGATGACTGGACAGAAAGTGAGGTTCTGCTGTCAGGCTCAGGGTGTTCCTGAGCCCCAAAAATATTATTG GTATCACAATGGAACGCTACTGGACAGGAAGGTGAAAAAGTATGACAGTAGTTTAGTGCTCCATGACCTGAAGCCCCATCAAGCGGGTTCATATCACTGCAAAGCCAGCAATGGCCACGGTTCTATCAAATCTACCGTCGCCCATTTGACGGTGATAG ACCCAGAAGTGCCATCCTGTGTGTCCCAGCCAGAAGAATATCTCATCCGACTCCCAGAGGAGTGTTCCCAGGAAGGAACGGGTTCCTCCTTCTACAATGTGGGCCACTGCTCCAACACCCGCTGTGCGGGGCACCTTGCAGATGCGCTGCAGTGTCGAGATGCATCAGAGCACTGCTGTGGGACGCTGCGGATGGAGGTGCGGGAAGTCCCTTGCACTGGCTACGTTTTGCCCATCAAGGTGGTCACCGAGTGTGGGTGCACCTCCTGCACTCAGCCAAAGATCCTCGTCCGCGGGAAAGCTTCTGCAGTTGATGATGGTGAACCGTTGCGCTTTGGAGAAATCTATCTGGGGGCAGAGAAGATCGGCTTCACTGGCTACAAAGGCACTTTCACCATTGAAGTCCCACCAGACACACCGAGGCTGGTGGTCAAGTTTGTGGATCGGTTGAAAAAATTTGTGGACACTGTGAAGGTCTTCCCTTTTGACCAACGTGGTGGGGCCATCTATCAAGACGTTAGACTCATGAGGAGGAAGAAACCTGTTGACCTAGAAGCAATGGAGACTAATGTCATCCCACTGGGAGAAGTGGATGGCGAAGGCCCAGTTGGGGAGGTCATCATCCCGCCAAGATCCTTCTTCAGATCCAACGGGCAAGCCTACAATGGGACAGTGAAGGCCAGTGTGACCTTTGTGGACCCTCGGGACATGGCCACAGTGACTGCTGCCTCTAGCGACCTCAACTTCATCAACGACGAAGGAGATCTCCTCCCTCTCAGAACATATGGCATGTTTTCCATGGACTTCTGGGAAGATGAGAACCGCCAGGGCTTAGAAATGGGGAAAGTGAAGGTCAAGATGGATGCCGAGCTCATCAAAATGCCGGAGCATCTCCAGAAAATGAAACTTTGGTCTCTCAATCCAGTAACAGGCTTGTGGGAGGAAGAATCCTCCTTCAGACTGGTGAAGGAAAATCGCCGTAAGCGGGAAGAGCGCGCTTTTCTCATCGGCAACCTGGAGATCCGGGAAAGGCGGCTGTTCAACCTTGACGTCCCGGAGAACCGCCGCTGCTTCGTCAAAATCCGGGCCTACATCAACGAAAAGTTCAACCCCTCTGAGCAGATGGAGGGCATTGTCATCACCCTCATCAACCTCGAGCCAAGGCCTGGTTATCCGTCCAACCCACAGGCCTGGGGTCGGTTCGACAGTGTGGTGACCGGTCCCAATGGGGCATGTTTACCGGCCTTTTGCGATGGCCAACGGGCCGATGCCTACACCGCCTACGTCACTGCGACCATGGGAGGGGAAGAGCTAGAAGCTGTGCAATCTAGCCCAAAGCTCAACCCGCGTGATGTGGGAGTTTCCCAGCCTTACCTCAACAAGCTCGGCTACCAGCGAAGTGACCATGCAGACTCTGCCCTGAAGAAGACGGCTTTCAAGATCAACCTCGCCAAACCCAACCCAAACAACATTGACGAAACCAATGGGCCCATCTACCCCTACCGGAACCTGAAGGATTGTGAAGAGGCCCCCGTCACGGCCAACCACTTCCGGTTCTACCGGGTGGAGGTTGATAAATACGAGTATAACGTGGTGCCGTTTAAGGAGAGCGACTTGACCACCTGGACAGGGGACTACCTTTCATGGTGGCCCAACCCTCAAGAATTCCGGGCCTGCTACGTAAAAGTGAAGATTAATGGTCCTCAGGAATACATGGTGAGGTCACGAAACGTTGGCGGCACCCATCCAAGGACCCGGGGGCAACTCTATGGCTTCCGAGATACCCGGAGCGTCAGGGATCTCGAAATATATAACAGTTCAGCAGCTTGCGTTGAATTCAAATGTAGCGGGATGTTATTTGACCAGGAATTGGTGGACCGGACTTTGGTGTCCATCATTCCCCAGGGAAGTTGCCGCCGTACCGCCATCAACAACTATTTGAGGGAGTATCTTGGCCGACATCCACCCGTGGTGGAGAACAACGACACTTCAGCCTTCTCCATGCTGGGTCCAGTGGATCCGCTAGGTCACAACTATGGGATCTACACTGTGACGGACCAGAACCCACGCCTGGCCAAGGAGATAGCCATCGGACGCTGTTTTGATGGGACCTCAGATGGATTCTCACGCGAAATGAGGTCCAACAAGGGTGTTGCCTTGACCTTCACTTGTCAAGAAAAGCCGGTGGGGCGGAAGAGCTTCTTCCAACGCCTGCTTGAAACCCCTTCCCAGGCGCTGACAGAGATCCGGCGTGAGATGAGAGACAACGAACAACTCCGCGGTCCCTCCCGTGTGGTGCCTTACCCGTCAAGGTTACGGACTATGTTCGCCACACCAACCCGCAGGACCCCCAGCCGCCGAAGGAGGGTGGACGCTGCTCAGGCATAA